The Dioscorea cayenensis subsp. rotundata cultivar TDr96_F1 chromosome 16, TDr96_F1_v2_PseudoChromosome.rev07_lg8_w22 25.fasta, whole genome shotgun sequence sequence CAGAGATTTCATTTGCTGATAATGATTGGGTATTTGTAAAACTCCAATCTTATCGCCAACACTCCCTTGCAGTGAGTAAAAAATCAGAAGTTAAGCATGCATTTTTTCGGGctttttcaaattatccaaagAATTGGGAATGTtgtttacaaattacaattaccAGAAGAGACTCACATCGACCTAGTATTCCATGTATCATTGTTGAAGAAATGTGAAGGAGATCCTCTCTCACAAGGGAGCATCTTACCATTTACATTGGTATCAACTAAGCAAGGTCCATTTCTACAACCTCTTGCAGTGCTTAAATTCAGGCAACTTCTTTGTAATGGGAAATTAATCTCACAGTGTTGGTTCAATGGGATGGTAAACAAGCAGAGGACAATTCTTGGGAGAATTTGAAGCTTATCAAATCTTAGTTTCCTTACTTGGACCTTAAGGATAAGGTTGTATTTAATGGGAAGGGTGATGTTATGGAGAGTTGTAAGGACAAGGTTGTATTTAATTCAAGGCATATGATTTGCTATCTTTCGCACCTAAGAAGATAGTATGTAATTTAATTCAATAGGTAAATGAATTAACCCCaaactcttcatttttttaatggtattttaaattatttaaattgtctaaatttatttttaaaaaaattattttttattttatatacttattttttaaaaaaaatcagtttatgattttatatttatttatttatttttaataatatcacTCATCCAAATTAGTTGGTTAAAATATTTGGCCGATATCTTGGATGTCGGCATGCCGATTAACTAGCCGCGCATCCTCTAACTAAAATGAATATTtggattaaaatttatatatttatttatttatttaagttaaacATGCAGGTAGTGTGGAACATCTGGCTtgttagaaatgattgcatgttTAACGCTAAATTGATGTCTGCTCATGTGCTTTTATTGAAGATTGATCGTATGTTATTATCCCGGCTTTTCTACAGACTCACGAGAAATCGAGCCAGGGATGGAGAACATTCTTCTACAATCGCGTGGTCTGGTTCCTTTACTTCCACCTGGAGGAGCAAGGTGGAGCATCGTTCTGAGGATCTTTGGGCCCGATCACGCTTATCTTGGTTAGTTAATTGTATTTGAGGTGGGGGATTCGGTGGGGTGGGGAGGTTGCTTTCCTTACTCTCGTTTTGTATCTTTGATTTCACTATAGTTTTACATTTCACTTGTAGTTCGTTTTGGCGCCCTCTTTGCTACATTAGGGGCTTGGCagtatctttgtttttctctttgttttaatAGAAGTGgttttatccacctttttcaaaaataactaCTAAGATTTTTTGGGATTGAACCAGAAAAGAAACACAATATTCTCTCATTTAATCTCTGTATTTGCATCACTTTAAAGTTTAACATTTTACAACTAATTAATGAGGGGTTAATTCCTTTTCTTCAATTAATGTCAAAAATCATATCTGCAAGGAATACCGCAATATGATTCGGCAATAAAATTCAATCACTGGTGTATTTAGAAAtaccattaatatttttttattgttatttttatattaataatatataatatttacatataattatgcattagttattatatttgaaaaatttctataatttatATAGTGCTTATTATATAAAGCAAAAAATTCAAGCTATAAATCAGCTTTTGACTTTTAACTTGAactttcaaataacaaattgagtcaaataaatctttttatacTAATCTCAAGCCAATTTGAcaccaaaagaaaatcaaaacattaaaaaataaaaataaaaataaaagtagtaaccgaaatgaagaaaaaactttactaataaataaaaagattattatATCTCATAACTGAATCCTacgaaaaggggaaaaaatcaatattttttaaaagaaactttttagaaaaaaaaaacatgctaaGAATAAATTAAGGGTcaggggaaaaaaaaactcaatctaATAAATGCTGGGCATCAAGGAcgctaaattattattattattattattattattattactatcatCTAGTCTAATAACAACACtgactcaaataaaaaaatcattttcaatttaCAGTGATACTGAtctactaaaataaataaaaattccctACCAAATCCAAGAACAAAACTGGCATCCTGAGCAAGAGAGAATCCAAATAAATAAGGGGAAAAAGTAAGgagtagaaatataaaaaagcCTCTATTCTCCTCCCACTTTCCTCAAAGAACATCACTCATaggattataaataatttataaatgtatatgaacaaagaaaaagattttcCTTACCATATCCCAAGTAAGAAACTGATATATCTATTTATAGAAAGAGAGATTAATACATAGAGAAAGAAGACCAAAACATggacaaaacaaaacatggaaACCTTTTACTCTTGTTCCACATTCTACCATGCAAAACATCACTTGTAGGATTATAACTACTTTAAGATCATGTTCATACAgaccaagaacaagaacaagaacaagaaagacTTTTCCTTATCAAATATCCAAGACAGCAAACTAATATCAGAAGAGAAATATGAAGTGAAGATAATAAGATGAAGATGACGAAGTGCTTAGACAGTCTCAAGAGACTTAGAAGACTTAGCAGAAGAAGGCATAGACTTAGAcctattcatcatccatgttgaaGGTGATGATCGATGAAAACGGCACCTAAACGAACCTTGATGTGTCGTCGGAGAGCACAAACACTGGccaccaacaccaccaccaattggactctttggagaagaagaagaagaaataagaacTTGTCGATCATTCTTCGCTCCATCCTTTGGTGATGAAGAAGCCATGCTTGTGCTTCTCACAAGCTAGaacaacaagaataaaaagaataagatgaTGAAAGGAAAGAGATGAGAATTTATAAGAggcttcctttttttttcactctctctttggtttgttgtctttatatgtatttgtagTTAGAGTTTGTTGTGTTTGCCTCTATTTATCTCTTTATAGGAAATAAGTTAGTTACTACTTTGAACTTTATTCAAATCTATAAGGATTCATGTTATAGATTTCAAGGGATACCATACTTTTTTAGATTCCTTCTCTCtcctttttatctatttttaaggGATACCAATATCTTCTAAgattttctctttctttataaaacaagatatataaattttatatgctAGTGTCATAACTTTGCCTGTTCACTCTTTCTAGATGGATAAAATGGATTGGAGAGTTTTGTTTTTCTGAGTCATGGCATTGTCTTTTTGGGTGGTGgaataatatattaatctttGAACTTATCTATTGCGTAATTATACACCTAAACTTTTCActttctgatttgattttttattctaaaaacaaCATATTCAAGCATTTCcctcattcaaaaataaaaaataaataactaaaccaCTCAAAATTCTCAAATTCTTTTGACGAATCACATTACCAAAAACTACCAAAAAGTTCTTAACATAACGGTACTGGCCCCAATGAAAAATATGGTATGAGACTTTCAAATGTGCCGAGTTCAAGTTCTATCAGACATGCTTTCCAGCCCCAAACCCCTCGTCACTGGGTGGGCGCCCAAGCATGATGACCAATTCCTAACCCATGCACAAGCCCCTAACCGAGCTCGACATTGCCAATAACTATGTTCTAACCCACTTCCTTAACAATAACTTTGGACCATTTCCACAGTTCCATGggttacaaataaataaacatatccTAATTACTTTAACATTAAATTCTTTCTAGATGGCTAAAATTCATAGTTATCTAAGATATATAGACTAGATGGATAAAATTCAGAGTTGATATCCAAAAATATCACTATCCTTATCAACATATTCTCTCTCTAGAAAAAGTGACcaacaattaagaaaaaataattaaatggaaAGTGAGCATCTTCACAAGGAGAATGAATAAAAGCTCCATCATGAGACTCATGACATGCAAATGAAGATGGGGTAACCCTTCAACAAACAATtgaagcaaatatatatatatactaacctGCCCTcctcttttatctttctttaaagattcaataaataaatcatgggCTAAAATTAAAACCATTTGTCCATTCACTacaatacaatatatatatatatatatattataaaaactataaacataCAAACATTAATTTTCCAATTGACAACTAAGTCTATCACTTGTTCTTGTTCCGTTTTGAATGTGAGCACATTATCTGAAAATATGGATGAACTATGAATTTGGAAATTTTGGTCCAGATAATGTCAAGCCATAACCATAAACTTAAgaatgtatacatacatacatacatatatatatatatataataatttaattttcaaaatatttatctccacataaatatttttttggagacaaataaaaaaagaggaatCACATATAAATCCTGTGACATTGATCAAAGCACACCAACTGCCACGCATACCATGAGAAATGTAAGGTGTGTGTCTGCTAATGATTgaccaagaaaaaaagaagctgTGGATGGTCTACAACAACACCATGCAAAACACAAAGccaaaatatcaatatataattttaatagaaGAAAAGATGTTTGtgacttctctctctctctcatgtatatatacacgTTTGTGCATGAGtgttccaattttttaataaatacatgtGATTTATCTTTATGAAAAATCCccctcaattttcttttttactaaaacaccaattaaaattttataaggaaatgacaaaattactaatcacagaaatatatatacattttggaGAAAAGCTGTTTAAATTCATTGAAACTAAATTCCAACTAATACATATGTAAAGAGAATGTAAGTTTTGTAAAGTACATAAActctttttaattgatttaaaaaaaaaattatgaaaatgggtagttttgttattttcatattttataaaagtaaGTTAATGGttgatgttaaaattttaactatgggttattatttttaaaagtgagGATAAACTTGAGGGTCTTAAGAAATCACCCTACATATATGATTAAGAAAACTAGCTATGCATAATCAAGTCAAAGAAACTAATGCTTGCAATTAATGATAATATCTTGAATTACAATGACTAACGAACAACTTGAACCTGATAACTAGGATCACAACCATTAGACAAGGTTCAACATGGTTTGTCTAAGAAAAACATTCCACAAATTGAGTAGAAGAAAAACCCAGGCATAGCCTGAAAATTTTAAGCTCAACCAACCAATCACtgccaaaaccaaaaccaaaaccaaaaccaaaaccagaCAACTTTGACCAAACAAGCCCGGACCCGAATGATGAACTTTGCATTAAGTGCATCACACGAACTAAATGTCAAATTATTAATAGCCATGTCCCTAAGAAAAAGatcttcaatttcatttttcataagAATGTGACCAGAGGGACCAAGAAAACATTGAAAAGGATGAGAAATGGTTTGCAAGATTCTCCAATTCAATCATCCAAACAAGTCTATTTCAATGGTTGGTAAGATAAAAGAGTAGCTTTTTATGTATATGCAAGCAAATTTGTGAGCCATGTTTACCTTGAAAGATAAGACGGCGATATTTCAGAGACCAAAGACTGATTTGAGTGGTTCAGGCAGTGTCCTACAATCAACAACACTTCATTATAGAGTTTGTAAAATAGTAAACACAACATTATGTAGCAGTACCTTTCTAATGTCAAAGATTAGCATGATTGTTGGTAATGTTAAAGCATCAATAACTTTTTACCAAGGATTTGCTTCTCTACAAGACAGACTTTGAATGTGGTGTTTTGCGGTAGCATATCTTCCATATTTCAAGGTCCTTTCCTCTTTCATACTCTTTTATGTACTGTGGGATCTGATCGATATTGATCCGCTCACCGACAAAACAAGGTTGAAATGTGCCATTAAGCCTAGCATATTCTGTTAAAGTTAAAATGGTGAGGTTCCACAATTGTGATGTATTCAGAGGTGGATCGTTTGTACCTTGTTCATCCTTTAAGTAGCTTTGGAAGTGTTGATATCCATTGGCAACAATGTCGAGATCATCTAGAGTGAAATTATACCTCTTTTCCAAAGCCAAGTACAAAACCTTGTACCAAACATCAGAAACAAGAACAATTAATGCCTGATCTTTAGGTTTTTTGCTTTTATActtattgattattaataaGAATGCCATTACTTGAAACTTGAGGCATTACCTTCTCAGAACCATGTGACATCAACTTCTCTACAATGTTGAAAAATGCATCGGTTAGTTCATCACTGTAAATTACATCAGCGGCAAAAAGCAGAGATGCACCCTCTGCTTCATCAACCTCCGACGCAGACCATGAGTACTTCGAACTGTTTCTAAACAAACCAGGATAAACCATCACTAATTATAAAAGTTGATCAAATGTTCAAATTAGTGCTTCATGGATATGGAACATTTTCTGATATAAATCGAACTAACATCCAGTCTCATGTTGAGAACTTagagaattgaaaagaaaaaatttatatataattatatacatatatcatgaAAAGCAGCAGCTCAAAGGATCACCTCTGCTGAGCTTCTACATCAGATGCGCCAATTTTGGGTGGCCATGACTCTTTCCAATCAAGTTCTCGAACAAGAACAGAAGATTCACAGTACTTGAGCGCACCAGCATTGATCTGGACATTAATAGCACAATTATCCAGGACTTCAGTACCTGTATCTGCAAGACCGTACTAGCAGATCATAGAAAAGAAATCTATGAAACAGAAAACTGAAACTGTTGCAATTTACAGCAGCAAAGTCTGAAACTAAATGTGTGACATCAGATGATGCTTCCGAAAGAGAAGAATGAACCATTCAGTTACAGCATTACATATAAAAtctgaaatatatatatctacactACAGTTATAAATGAATCATAATATGCACATATATCCCTTAAAGCATTACTAACTTTCGGTTAGATATATAAGCTATCTGCATTTTACTAGCACTCTGAACTTCACTTGAACAATGTACTGATGAAGTGACCTTAAAATCTGTGtgttttcttcatattttataCTAAAGCTTTGGTGAGTTCGTTAATGCCCAAACGATAAAGTTGGTAAACTAGAGAACCAGGACAGATGGTCACTTCTGCGGTTCTTTGAAAAATGGAGAACGCACAAAAGAAGCTAAAATAAATAGTATGAGGAAATGACCACAACCAAATTGGCAGTCCAAAAAGAGAACaaagttaaaataatttcaaaaaaatttaattttatattaacacTAGCAATAATTCAGAGTGGGCAAGAAACAACTAATTTCAGTGCTGGGAATGAGAGTCAACTACCTGTGACAAAGATTGCCCTCAAAACACGTGCAAGTAGTATACCAAGCAACCCtggcaaaaagaaaacaaactttCACATCTACGCAAAACCACAGTACAAAATTAAttcagaaaacacaaaaaatccCTCAGTATTTAAAGGATGCATATCTACAAGAGATTCAAAATTACCTGTTCCAGCACCAAGTTCTACAGCGATCATGTCAACAAAGTCAGATGACATAAAACTTTTGTGCAGCACAAAAATCTACTAACACCAAAGCCGCTTTCCACACCTAGAAAGTTATGCAATATAACCAATAGAAAGGAAAAATTAATTCTGATACATGCAGGAGAAAGCAGTTTTTAACAGAATTTCTCCAAAGATGAAAAAGCAGCAGTTATCTTTACTTGCAATCCAACAAGGGGAAGTGATGATGTGATATTATGTTGGATAGTTACTCGATAGTTCAGGCATCTCTCTGTAGCCAGAGAAAGGAAGTAGCTCAATCATTATtggaaacaaacaaaaatgacaTATATGCAACATTTGAGAtgtaaaagaataataataactcaTTTTAACTACAAACTCAATAAATCATTACCCATCAGATCTCAATATTCACCAAAACATATGCATATGCCAGTTGTAATCAACCAAACAGTCACAAGTGCATAAATGGAAATTTTCAACTAAATTTTACCATTTTCAAGCATAAGAGTAAGTGATGAACCAGAAATTAGAAAGCTCTGTAACCGTCTGAGGTGCACAATGTGAAACTAACCAAATTCATTGCATAGTTGATTCATACATAAACCTAATGTGAATGGTTCACCAATTTCCAGTATTCAATATGAGCAACGCTTTGAAGTTGCACAAGTTGCGGTAAGAATGCCCCCATTGAGCATAAttgttttcaattgaagttctcAGACAAAATGAGAAActgttatttatattaattcatCATAAAACTATGATATGTTAaataagatataaatatatatatatatatatatatatatatatataagaaaggaATAACCATCCAAGCAAGAAGCTggatatcaataataaaaacatactaTTGTGATTCCTTCTTCTCCTGCTTAAAACAAGGTCACCATCTTTATCAAAATTAAGTTGCCTCGAGGCATCTTCAACACAAACATGATCACCAACATCACATTGATTAAGCGCCGCTGACAATCAAAACCAGATGTATcaataatcattttaaaaaatatatatgacgcattataaaaaatctaatttaacaAAAACTTACAGCTTTCGCAAGTTGCATGATGATCACCATCCCATGCTACATTGGGTTGAAAAGCTGCCACCTGAAGCTGATCAGTACAGTTCCAAAGATCATAAAAATGAAAGTTTCAACCaattcaacaaaattaaatgagagaaagaacagATATTGCAAGTAAGTTACCactcttcaaagttcaaactgatattattatacaaataaagtGTAACATGCACACATCTTATCACCATATGATGCCATGCATACTCTGATATAGGTAGCTAATTAAAATAGCTATGGAGAAAATTATGGACTACAtaaattacatttatatatagAGACAACAAACAAAGATCTGAAAATTGCTGAACAAAGCCAAATTTGTATAAGGCTTTTCCATTCAACAATTTAGCAGAGTCAGATGGATTATCTAGAGACTAACAGCTAACCATCCTAAAGCACTTAGTTTTCACCCAAGATTATGTGGACTCTGCATTGATGTTGGGGGCCATGTGGATCATATTCTGTTTCAGCCAGATTCATGGAATTGTGAAATGTGCCCCTACTAACATTTGGCCACCTTCTTTCAACTGTAAGGGGGGCTCATGCAGTTAAACAATTCAACACTAATTTTCTGAATGTCAAGCATACACTCACTCCATTTGTGTTCCATTTTGATCAACAACATAAAACAAACACATTAAAAAGAATAGCAATTGCAAATTAGTTCAAAACCACAACAAGAATGCCAAGAAAAAGTCTTTATTGAACATAAAGCtcacaatcaaacaaacaaaaaggaaaatcaTGCATCACAAAAAAATCAAGCTACAATTGAATTCACAGACCTGTTGGAGGGGCAGTAAAGGTGAAGACAGATATATGAGGAGCAGAGGAATGAGGAGGGCATCCAAGATGAACCTCGCTCATCACCTGCTCATCTCCTCCCTCCATTGAGATGAAAAGCTTGGTACTAAAGCTTAAAAATCTGAAAACTAGGTTTCCGGCGAAGGTTGGCAGCGTGTTGGGTGGATAAATAGAAGAGGAAGAAATTAGTGTGCTTTGAGAAATTTTACATTTTGTCCCCtagaaaatgttaaaattattctttttaaagaaaattacaaatatgTAGCATCATCATTATGTGTGTTTTATAGGATGatttgttattaaaaactacacataattttatggtaaaaatttttttccattgtaaagatagaaagtaaagggatcatataaatttttcttaatgAAATATGGACAAACCATAGGTGATGCACAAAAGTAAAGTTAATACTTTAAATCACATGTACTTTCATTTTATGTGTGTTAAAATTTGAACACAACTTTTTAGCAGTATAGAAATACTCTACGTATTATATGGTGCCAATAACTCAAGTGGTTGTTaaccatatttttaaaagtttgctatatttttatttttttatttaagtggATGACTTTGGTTCTGTTTAAGTTAAACATTTTAGATGATGGTTAGGCACATATGAGGTTTTACTCACCTACCTTTGGTTGGCGAGTAAGATTAGATGAGAGTGAGGGAAAAAGTGAGAAGGTGAGAGAAAGAATGTTAATcaagagtttaaatttttaatcccATCCAACTCTGCCCTATAAATAGTCATGAAGAATGAAACTCTTAGAGGGTGTTTGGTTCAGCGATAGATGATATTACACGAGTAATGAGATTACGTGGTAATGAAGTTGAAGAATGCTATATGATCAGAATGTTGTGGTAATGCGtaataaccatgtttggtttgGAAACTTATACACCTGGTAATCTTTCATTATCATGTTTGGTTCACTATGATGAATCACCTTGGTAATATTCCaaaattcccaaaatacccttttatatctaaaattttaaaaattttaaattttcaaataaaataattctataaatgaaaataattaaattataatttaaaaaaattaattatttggcacatttttttttaaaatatttttctgttaaaaatgttgataaaattaatgaggatggatcataatacaaaattccTGCTAATCTCACAATAGCATATATATCCTTCAACTagctatttttttaacaaaaagctCCACAGCACAtataaataattggtaaaatacagggaatgaaatattaaaagtttAAGCAACTAACATAATATCCAAGTTCTACATCCTGCTAACCTCACAATAGCATACATAATAAGTAGTTCAAATACTAGCACACACATAGTTTCACTCAACATACAACACACAATTTAAATAGTCATAAAACTCCATACACACAATAAATTAATTCTACTGGCAACCTCCTAAAACCCAAGTAACATATTCTTTCCTGCACTCATCTGGAAGTGAGAAGAAATATGACACTTTACTAGTGTCAGATACAATCAAGCTGTCAGCTCTGATCCTTTCCTATTGGGACAAACCTTCAATCTTGAGTAGCTCAGAAAAAACTTTTTCCTTTGAGTCTGCTTCATCGGCTAGAAACTGGAAGCAATTAGCAAGCCTTGAAATGTGCTCTCCAGAACTATTAATCCAAGTTCCAATTGAGCTAGCATGTTTGCGAGAACTCATCATTGGCGATGTCTTGCCCCAAGGATCGTTTACGCTTACTTTTTCTTTCTGCAGTGCATCATGGGCCCTCGTGATGTGGCAGTGGCATTAGCTGGGCTTGGGGGGATAGTTGCATTTTCTTCCCCATCTATTGTATTAATTTCATGTTCAAAGTGAACAAAAAGCATCTCCTATGGATGGTTCGATGAGTTGTTGCAGACTTCCTCATTTGCAATATCTTCTACAAACGATCTCGCTGGACCTTCGACGACCTTCCCCCGTGGCTCGATCTTTCCCAAATACTTGGCTCAACTCTTCTAGGAATGGAAAAGGCTTATTCCTTAGTCCAGCAGCTCCTGGGTGGCtctgaaaacaaataaaacaaataaataaattataaacatggACAAGACATTTGTGaccaaaaatgataaaaatcatACTAATGCATTTAGAACAAAATTACCTTTACCCATTCATTGAAGACATTAGCATCACATGTAATGCATTTTGCACTATCATTCCAACCAAAACCACTTGCATTTGGGCCTAACATCTCCTGAATGGCGTGGTATTgccttttccacaacttgaccCTTGACTCAATATATGGTGAGCCTTTGATATTAGAATCAGGTAGCTTTTCACGCATCCACTTTTCAAGTTGAGTCAAATAACCGGCACGAAATTGACCATTATCAACCTTCCATTTACCAGACTGAGCAAGCCTAGTTAAGCATTCAACTAACATGGAATCTTTTTCTATAGCCCAAACATGTTTGCTACCTTGTTTTGTTTGCCTCTTTGCACCTTTTGCATTTGTGTCAATCTCATCAACATTCACATTTTCAGCCATCCTATATCAAGAAAGGATATCAACAAAGAATACATACTAAAAacatcaacaataacaataaatatatcaCACATGGCTAAACATATAGCATTTCATTTGTATCAATTACACAACAACAATGTGGAAacatttaattaaacatatattaCACATGATTAGACACATAATGTTACATTTTTATTGAACATATATTATCCTAGTTATGTTGGGCTCTACTATGTCTCCATTGATTAAACATATCAACTGCTAAATTAGCACGCCATGTTGTCCAAACATCCGATGTTTCAACAAAAGTAATTCTTTCACCATCTAAATCTTCTTCTACAATGTCTTCACCAATTGTTTCTTCTAAAGGATCAATAAGCATTTCCCTCCTAATATGATTGTGTAGCAATGCACAAGCAGAAATGATCCTACATTGTGTCTTTACAGGATAGTATGACCTTCCCCTTAAAATTGCCCACCATCCTTTCAATAGGCCAAAGCATCTCTCGATTACATTACTAGCAGAAGAGTGCTTGTAGTTAAAGAACTCTTCGGGGGTGGTGGGTTGGCTACCTTGCCTCCAATCATTTAAGTGATACCTTTGTCCTCTATAAGGGGCAAGAAACCCTTCTCCATTTGGGTATCCAGCAtcacacaaataataataatctacaACCATGTTAAAGTTTGTTAGTGTTTTAACACAACCATTTATTTAAATCTACCTATACCAATCATTTAAATAGTATACCTTGCGGGACACTTAGCCCATTTCTCCTAGAAATTGCATCACGTAACACTCTAGAATCAGCTGCTGAACCCTCCCACCCCGGTAGAATGTaaataaattgcatgtcttggGAGCATGTCTCGGGAGCACACACCTAAAACATTAGTGgcaatctcatttttttcttgttcgatATCTAGGCTTGTCAATTGCTTGGACATTTACTTTGATGTATGTTCCATCTAAAGCCCCCAGACAATTCTATAAAATTGCCAAATGTTAGTATACATAGCacattttttaaagtaaatttgaacaatgtaatttttttttttttgtttttaccttGAACCATCGCCACCTTTCATCAATTGAGTTTTCACGAACTGGTTCGGGTTTTTTGAGTAAAACTTCATGACATTTTAAAATTGC is a genomic window containing:
- the LOC120279585 gene encoding LOW QUALITY PROTEIN: methyltransferase-like protein 22 (The sequence of the model RefSeq protein was modified relative to this genomic sequence to represent the inferred CDS: deleted 1 base in 1 codon) — its product is MEGGDEQVMSEVHLGCPPHSSAPHISVFTFTAPPTAFQPNVAWDGDHHATCESSALNQCDVGDHVCVEDASRQLNFDKDGDLVLSRRRRNHNKRCLNYRVTIQHNITSSLPLVGLQVWKAALVLVDFVLHKSFMSSDFVDMIAVELGAGTGLLGILLARVLRAIFVTDTGTEVLDNCAINVQINAGALKYCESSVLVRELDWKESWPPKIGASDVEAQQRNSSKYSWSASEVDEAEGASLLFAADVIYSDELTDAFFNIVEKLMSHGSEKVLYLALEKRYNFTLDDLDIVANGYQHFQSYLKDEQEYARLNGTFQPCFVGERINIDQIPQYIKEYERGKDLEIWKICYRKTPHSKSVL